The following proteins are co-located in the Palaemon carinicauda isolate YSFRI2023 chromosome 3, ASM3689809v2, whole genome shotgun sequence genome:
- the LOC137630600 gene encoding uncharacterized protein — protein MVQYLGNITEYQTEEDFDDYIERFDQFCLVNDIEDDRKKTLFLTVVGPKTYGLIKTLLAPNKPAEKTFQELTKLISEHLTPKPIIIAERYRFYQRKQQDGESVTQFVTEQRKLAEKCEFKGFLDEVLRDMFVIGLSNRVA, from the coding sequence ATGGTGCAGTATCTTGGAAATATCACTGAGTACCAAACCGAAGAGGATTTTGATGATTACATTGAACGTTTTGACCAGTTTTGTCTTGTAAATGACATCGAAGATGACAggaaaaaaactttgtttttaacAGTCGTTGGGCCAAAGACCTATGGACTTATCAAGACACTGCTTGCTCCAAACAAACCAGCTGAGAAGACGTTCCAGGAACTGACAAAACTCATATCCGAGCATTTAACACCAAAGCCGATTATCATCGCTGAGAGATATAGATTCTACCAACGTAAACAGCAAGATGGGGAATCTGTCACTCAGTTTGTCACGGAACAAAGGAAGTTAGCAGAAAAATGTGAATTCAAAGGTTTTTTGGATGAAGTTTTAAGGGACATGTTTGTGATAGGACTTAGCAATCGTGTTGCTTAA